The Thalassotalea psychrophila genome window below encodes:
- a CDS encoding response regulator transcription factor produces the protein MFLPDKVIIADDHPLFRRALLETLKERMATTNWLQAETVEELDSLLKQNTDSDLLLLDLNIPGAHGFNTLIHVRNHFPQIPVVVVSAYEDSDTINKAMSYGASGFVPKSTDVGTIFTAINQVLAGEIWTPESLNDPSTNDSKAEMAERIASLTQQQYKILLMFAEGLLNKQIAYDLNVSEATIKAHATAIFRKLNVRNRTQAVICLGQLDLSEGGFTQELTHTYKV, from the coding sequence ATGTTTTTACCGGATAAAGTGATTATTGCTGATGATCATCCTTTGTTTCGACGAGCATTGTTAGAAACGTTGAAGGAAAGAATGGCAACCACCAATTGGTTGCAAGCAGAAACAGTGGAAGAGCTTGACTCACTATTAAAGCAAAATACGGATTCAGATCTATTGCTGTTAGACTTAAATATTCCAGGTGCCCATGGTTTTAACACTCTAATTCATGTTCGTAATCATTTTCCGCAAATACCCGTTGTTGTTGTTTCAGCTTATGAAGACAGTGATACTATTAATAAAGCGATGAGCTATGGTGCTTCGGGGTTTGTGCCAAAGTCTACGGATGTAGGTACTATTTTTACTGCAATTAATCAGGTTTTAGCTGGTGAAATTTGGACTCCAGAGTCATTAAATGACCCTTCAACTAATGATAGTAAAGCTGAAATGGCCGAACGTATTGCTAGCCTGACTCAGCAACAATATAAGATATTATTAATGTTTGCTGAAGGTTTATTAAATAAGCAGATTGCATACGATTTAAATGTATCAGAAGCGACAATTAAAGCTCATGCCACAGCAATTTTTAGAAAACTCAATGTTCGAAACCGTACTCAAGCTGTTATCTGCCTTGGTCAGTTAGATTTATCTGAAGGTGGATTCACTCAAGAATTAACTCATACCTATAAAGTTTGA
- a CDS encoding GFA family protein: MNINGSCQCGAIEYQVSGELLATLMCYCTECHKVSAGYGTMTVLIDQNNFKLNKGTLKLWQRSSDSGNMNRAHFCGDCGNRIYHQNPDKPDIIRLKTGTLGNSADYTPQAHLWLKSAPAWVLIPKDTLTFQTQPPLANLLALIKEQ; the protein is encoded by the coding sequence ATGAATATTAACGGTAGCTGTCAATGTGGCGCTATTGAATATCAAGTCAGCGGTGAATTATTAGCTACATTAATGTGCTATTGCACTGAATGCCATAAGGTATCAGCAGGTTATGGCACTATGACTGTTTTGATTGATCAAAATAATTTCAAACTCAATAAGGGTACCTTAAAATTATGGCAGCGTAGTAGTGACAGTGGCAACATGAACCGTGCACATTTTTGTGGTGATTGTGGTAATCGTATTTACCATCAAAATCCCGATAAACCAGATATTATCCGCCTTAAAACCGGAACCCTAGGAAACTCTGCTGACTATACACCGCAAGCACACTTATGGCTTAAAAGTGCCCCTGCTTGGGTGTTAATCCCTAAAGACACCCTGACCTTTCAAACACAGCCCCCGTTGGCTAATTTGTTAGCCTTAATAAAAGAGCAATAA
- a CDS encoding cupin domain-containing protein codes for MKNLNISLTIILVLFITLISTSYANELPEPLAAGWQGKKVCERLHEDKQQRILRCTFAPGVGHEKHFHAAHFGYAISGGKMRLTSSSGTRDVILKTGSSYTSNGVEWHEVLNIGDTTVVYLIVEPKG; via the coding sequence ATGAAGAATTTGAATATATCTTTAACAATAATATTGGTTTTATTTATTACTTTGATATCAACTAGCTATGCTAATGAACTACCCGAACCACTCGCTGCAGGCTGGCAAGGTAAGAAGGTTTGTGAGCGTCTGCATGAAGATAAGCAACAACGTATATTGCGCTGTACATTTGCACCGGGTGTCGGCCATGAAAAACACTTTCATGCAGCTCACTTTGGCTATGCTATATCAGGTGGAAAAATGCGATTGACTTCAAGTAGTGGTACCCGAGATGTAATATTAAAAACAGGTAGCAGTTATACCTCTAACGGGGTTGAATGGCATGAAGTATTAAATATAGGTGACACAACCGTTGTATATTTAATTGTTGAGCCTAAGGGTTAA
- a CDS encoding GDCCVxC domain-containing (seleno)protein, whose product MSEIILESEITCPECDFKKIETMPTNACQYFYECSRCYTILKPLSGDCCVFCSFGTVKCPPIQQGNSCCD is encoded by the coding sequence ATGAGTGAAATTATTCTAGAGTCTGAAATTACATGTCCTGAGTGTGATTTCAAAAAAATAGAAACAATGCCTACCAATGCATGTCAGTATTTTTATGAATGTAGCCGTTGTTATACTATCCTTAAACCACTTTCTGGCGATTGTTGTGTGTTTTGTTCATTTGGCACCGTTAAATGTCCACCAATTCAGCAAGGGAATAGTTGTTGTGATTAA
- a CDS encoding GNAT family N-acetyltransferase — MIPGYKISSNKTDMDISIIHGYIASSYWAENIPLRTMTKAIDNSLCFGAFTEQGAQVGFARLVTDYATFAYLADVFVLEQHRGKGISKWLMKTIIQHPDLQGLRRIALATSDAHKLYEQFGFVPLASPNLFMELHQPNIYK; from the coding sequence TTGATCCCTGGTTATAAAATTAGCTCCAATAAAACAGATATGGATATCAGCATTATTCATGGCTATATCGCCAGTTCTTATTGGGCCGAAAACATTCCGTTACGCACTATGACTAAGGCAATAGATAATTCGTTATGTTTTGGTGCATTTACTGAACAGGGAGCACAAGTAGGCTTTGCCCGTTTAGTCACCGATTATGCTACATTCGCCTATCTTGCCGATGTTTTTGTATTAGAGCAGCACAGGGGAAAAGGGATTAGTAAGTGGCTAATGAAAACAATTATTCAGCATCCTGATTTACAAGGATTACGTCGTATAGCTCTAGCAACTAGTGATGCACACAAACTCTATGAACAATTTGGCTTTGTGCCTTTAGCGTCTCCAAATTTATTTATGGAATTACATCAACCAAATATTTATAAGTAA
- a CDS encoding MBL fold metallo-hydrolase, whose product MRRILLSGLILILTGCSSINTVDARVTSNDQYKAINSSLFDNKWIHGGSDCKTNTDPAIEVFRYGQASYILRQNKCLNFEAPFIYVLFGDDKVVVLDTGATENAQEFPLYKTIKSLIEEQSTIDGKSNRELLVIHSHSHSDHYSGDAQFEDHPNTTLVEPHSDAVTKFFIFNENSEFTLELGGRELTIIATPGHQEEAISVYDSQTKWLLTGDTFYPGYVYVKNWHAYKNSIAKLASFSKANEVSAVLGAHIEMTNTAGEYYPIGTTYQPNEASLVLMAEDLAALNIQLQQSKEENKIIFTKFIVAPMNAFQKTLSNIARWFTQ is encoded by the coding sequence ATGAGGCGCATATTACTTTCAGGATTAATCCTAATATTAACTGGTTGTAGCTCTATCAATACTGTTGATGCCAGGGTTACCTCTAATGATCAATACAAGGCTATAAACTCATCACTGTTTGACAATAAATGGATACATGGTGGGTCCGACTGCAAAACCAACACCGATCCGGCTATTGAAGTTTTTCGCTATGGGCAAGCAAGTTATATTCTACGTCAAAACAAGTGTCTGAACTTCGAAGCACCTTTCATATATGTACTCTTTGGCGATGACAAAGTAGTTGTTCTAGATACTGGTGCAACTGAAAATGCACAGGAGTTTCCATTATATAAAACGATAAAGTCTTTAATTGAAGAACAATCAACCATTGATGGGAAAAGCAATCGGGAATTATTGGTTATTCACTCTCATAGCCATAGTGACCACTACTCAGGAGATGCACAGTTTGAAGATCACCCAAATACTACCTTGGTTGAACCTCACTCTGATGCCGTAACTAAATTTTTTATTTTTAATGAAAATAGTGAGTTTACTCTTGAATTAGGCGGGCGTGAATTAACTATAATTGCAACGCCTGGCCATCAAGAAGAAGCCATTTCTGTTTATGATAGTCAAACTAAATGGCTTCTTACTGGTGATACTTTTTATCCCGGTTATGTTTACGTTAAAAATTGGCATGCTTATAAAAACAGTATCGCTAAGTTAGCCTCATTTTCTAAAGCCAATGAAGTAAGTGCCGTATTAGGTGCACATATTGAAATGACCAACACAGCCGGTGAATATTATCCAATAGGCACAACTTATCAACCAAATGAGGCTTCTCTTGTTCTTATGGCTGAAGACTTAGCTGCTTTAAATATACAGCTGCAGCAGTCGAAAGAAGAAAATAAAATTATTTTTACTAAATTTATTGTTGCCCCAATGAATGCGTTTCAAAAAACACTAAGTAATATAGCAAGGTGGTTCACCCAATAG
- a CDS encoding helix-turn-helix transcriptional regulator: MEMELNKDVLKVQRDTRAWSQTQLAEVSGLSLRTIQRIEKTGVASLESAKSLASVYEISIKELNANHNNKPETAKSVFHQMSSTAKVIHITVLLPVLCVALYLWWTEHNAIMWVNTLRDAIFSSTISEQRLDKISFLIVVVVVGLPSLIPGFIYEFIKKQGMFAK; encoded by the coding sequence ATGGAAATGGAACTAAACAAAGACGTATTAAAGGTTCAACGAGACACTAGAGCTTGGAGTCAGACACAATTGGCTGAAGTTTCAGGTCTCAGTTTAAGAACTATTCAAAGAATTGAAAAAACAGGAGTAGCCTCGTTAGAGTCTGCAAAGTCTTTAGCTTCAGTTTATGAAATTAGCATTAAAGAATTAAATGCTAATCACAATAATAAGCCAGAGACAGCTAAATCAGTATTTCATCAAATGAGTTCTACAGCGAAGGTTATTCACATTACTGTATTGCTCCCAGTGCTTTGTGTGGCACTTTATCTTTGGTGGACGGAACATAATGCAATTATGTGGGTTAATACTCTTAGAGACGCTATTTTTAGCAGTACAATATCAGAACAACGATTAGATAAAATTAGCTTTTTGATCGTTGTTGTAGTTGTAGGATTACCATCATTAATCCCTGGTTTCATTTATGAGTTTATAAAAAAACAAGGTATGTTTGCTAAGTAA
- a CDS encoding energy transducer TonB yields the protein MLSFRAITCSFAIVGSFYSSLALADTSQVDALKAKIQTRDRTLLTHVEPIYPKQAFEDALKGSVTMSFTVSTDGSITDIIILESIPKGVFDAASVTALKQWKYAAVEESIMDVKTKFDFAP from the coding sequence ATGCTGAGTTTTAGAGCCATAACTTGTTCATTCGCAATTGTTGGTAGTTTTTATTCATCACTTGCTTTAGCCGATACTTCTCAGGTTGATGCGCTAAAAGCTAAGATACAAACACGAGATAGGACCTTACTCACTCATGTAGAGCCTATCTACCCAAAACAGGCTTTTGAAGATGCATTAAAAGGTAGTGTAACGATGTCATTCACAGTGAGTACAGATGGGTCTATAACCGATATCATTATATTAGAGTCTATACCAAAAGGTGTATTTGATGCAGCGTCTGTAACCGCGTTAAAACAATGGAAATATGCTGCGGTTGAAGAATCAATTATGGATGTTAAGACAAAGTTCGATTTTGCTCCGTAA
- a CDS encoding GNAT family N-acetyltransferase gives MDIRVGELRNKEVITLLQEHHQDMLSHSPVESVHALDLRALEDSDVTFWSLWINNSLAGIGALKELDKEHGEIKSMRTSTNHLRKGVARKLLEHILNQANILSYNKLSLETGTMDAFLPAQKLYQQFGFQECEPFGHYKKDPYSMFMSKNIN, from the coding sequence ATGGATATTCGAGTTGGTGAATTAAGAAATAAAGAAGTTATTACTCTGCTACAAGAGCATCATCAGGATATGTTGTCTCACTCTCCAGTAGAGAGTGTTCACGCATTAGATCTAAGAGCTCTTGAAGATTCAGATGTCACTTTTTGGAGTTTATGGATCAATAATAGTTTAGCTGGTATTGGTGCTTTAAAAGAACTCGATAAAGAGCACGGTGAAATTAAATCCATGCGCACATCAACTAATCATTTACGTAAGGGGGTAGCTCGTAAATTGTTAGAGCATATTCTTAATCAAGCTAATATTCTTTCATATAATAAGCTAAGCTTGGAAACAGGCACTATGGATGCCTTTTTGCCTGCGCAAAAACTTTACCAACAGTTTGGTTTTCAAGAGTGCGAACCATTTGGGCATTATAAAAAAGATCCATACAGCATGTTTATGTCAAAAAATATTAACTAA
- a CDS encoding alpha/beta fold hydrolase — MRKKLYLIPGTMCTEELWVKLIPYLSNSFELVYLDIPREKNFDELAEHYSEMFANEKVYLMGFSLGGYIASYFSMLHPERVEKLFVISNSPTSLPKEELNQRDDILKFVKKNGYQGISRNRVVSLLDGHNQTDYFVDLVIKMDKELGGDEFISQYQFTSQRVDLFQALSHVSFITHFYYSDGDRLINPQWFNKLRTVNPKLSIISTSGSGHMLPLEKPCELASYIKSWIEL, encoded by the coding sequence ATGCGTAAAAAGTTATATTTAATTCCGGGAACTATGTGTACCGAAGAGTTATGGGTAAAACTAATCCCTTATTTAAGCAACTCATTTGAGCTGGTTTATTTGGATATTCCACGAGAGAAGAACTTTGACGAGTTAGCAGAACATTACAGCGAGATGTTTGCCAACGAGAAAGTTTACCTCATGGGCTTCTCACTTGGAGGATATATTGCGAGCTATTTTTCGATGTTGCACCCAGAACGAGTAGAGAAACTATTTGTAATATCCAATAGCCCTACAAGTTTACCCAAGGAAGAGTTGAATCAACGAGATGATATTTTAAAATTTGTTAAAAAAAATGGTTATCAAGGCATTAGCAGGAATAGGGTAGTTAGTTTATTAGATGGACATAATCAGACTGATTACTTTGTAGATTTAGTAATAAAGATGGATAAAGAACTCGGCGGAGACGAATTCATTAGTCAATATCAATTTACTTCGCAAAGAGTGGATCTATTTCAAGCTCTAAGCCATGTTTCATTTATCACTCATTTTTATTATAGCGATGGAGATCGGTTGATAAACCCACAGTGGTTCAATAAGCTTAGAACTGTAAATCCAAAGTTATCAATAATTAGTACATCAGGTTCGGGGCATATGTTGCCATTGGAAAAACCGTGTGAGTTAGCCAGTTATATTAAGTCGTGGATTGAGTTGTAA
- a CDS encoding sugar O-acetyltransferase: MSNESEKQKMLSGKQYNPLDRELSAEREQCKIILKQFNDSVPTDAKQRRNLLKSLFKKKAQIWIEPPFYCDYGSNIELGKQVFFNFNCVVLDAAKVTIGDNVFIGPAVQIYTSTHPKDASLRRKFFESAKEVKIGADVWIGGGAIILPGVTVGDRSIIGAGSVVTKDIPADVSVAGNPAKII, from the coding sequence ATGAGTAACGAATCTGAAAAACAAAAAATGCTTTCAGGAAAACAGTATAACCCTCTTGATCGAGAGTTAAGCGCTGAGCGAGAGCAATGTAAAATAATTCTTAAACAATTCAATGATTCAGTACCTACAGATGCCAAACAACGCCGAAACTTGCTTAAATCGTTATTTAAGAAAAAAGCTCAGATATGGATTGAACCACCTTTTTATTGTGATTACGGAAGTAATATAGAGCTTGGTAAACAAGTATTTTTCAACTTCAATTGCGTCGTACTCGATGCTGCAAAAGTGACTATTGGTGATAATGTTTTTATTGGCCCCGCAGTGCAAATTTATACTTCAACTCACCCCAAAGATGCCAGTTTAAGACGAAAGTTTTTTGAATCCGCCAAAGAAGTAAAAATTGGTGCCGATGTTTGGATAGGTGGAGGGGCAATAATTCTACCCGGAGTAACAGTTGGAGACAGAAGTATTATTGGTGCAGGCAGTGTTGTTACAAAAGACATACCTGCTGATGTTTCGGTAGCAGGGAATCCGGCTAAAATAATATAA
- a CDS encoding DUF3297 family protein: MSDTKSLPILPDRLSGNPRSPFHVAEIFEHNIGIRLNGKERTDVEEYCISEGWVKIPSPKALDRRGQPLLITLKGTVEAYYS, from the coding sequence ATGAGCGATACAAAATCGTTACCAATTTTACCGGATCGCCTTTCAGGTAATCCCCGTAGCCCATTCCATGTTGCAGAAATTTTCGAGCATAATATAGGCATTAGGTTGAACGGCAAAGAACGTACAGATGTCGAGGAGTATTGCATCAGTGAAGGTTGGGTAAAAATTCCTTCTCCAAAAGCGTTGGATCGTCGAGGACAACCGCTACTTATTACGCTAAAGGGAACTGTCGAAGCCTATTATAGTTAA
- a CDS encoding alpha/beta hydrolase, with amino-acid sequence MYEFPAIKESLADSEYSLIAYHRPKGTDPFVHAKLLAKDVRKLIKSGVAAKSITIMGFSRGAFITSLTSHYLEDTPVNTVLLAGCGRIVSTKYADIKMNGAFLSVYETTDDASTCETLKNRSPKLTSFDEISISTGKEHGAFYRPISEWVVPVKQWINEKSS; translated from the coding sequence GTGTATGAGTTTCCAGCAATAAAGGAATCTTTAGCAGATAGTGAATATAGTTTGATTGCTTATCATCGTCCTAAAGGAACAGATCCTTTCGTTCATGCCAAATTGTTAGCTAAAGATGTTAGAAAATTAATAAAAAGCGGTGTAGCTGCCAAGAGCATTACTATTATGGGGTTCTCTCGCGGAGCGTTTATTACGAGTTTAACTTCCCATTATTTGGAGGATACACCTGTTAATACCGTTCTTTTAGCTGGTTGTGGGCGGATCGTCTCAACTAAATATGCAGATATTAAAATGAACGGTGCTTTTTTATCTGTTTATGAAACAACCGACGATGCAAGTACATGTGAAACACTCAAAAATCGAAGCCCAAAATTAACCTCATTTGACGAAATTTCTATTTCGACAGGTAAAGAACATGGTGCTTTTTATAGGCCTATTTCTGAATGGGTAGTTCCTGTAAAACAATGGATAAATGAAAAAAGTAGCTAA
- a CDS encoding nuclear transport factor 2 family protein, producing MTDEQEIKSTLEDYAKAYCTKDIDALMHVFEDCDDISVIGTGADELCIGRSSVKELFLRNFAEATANQFEWQWSKVTISNDYAVVAISLAIHLEYQGSKLEIPIRWSVALRKTDRWVWLHRHASSPASNQDEGQAYPQEA from the coding sequence ATGACTGACGAGCAAGAAATAAAATCCACTTTAGAAGATTATGCAAAAGCATATTGTACTAAAGATATTGATGCCTTAATGCATGTTTTTGAGGACTGCGATGATATTTCTGTCATTGGTACAGGAGCGGATGAACTTTGTATAGGAAGAAGCTCTGTTAAGGAATTGTTCCTTAGAAACTTTGCTGAGGCCACTGCAAATCAGTTTGAATGGCAATGGTCAAAAGTTACTATTTCAAATGATTATGCTGTAGTTGCCATTTCGTTAGCAATTCATCTTGAATATCAGGGAAGTAAATTAGAAATTCCAATTCGTTGGAGTGTGGCATTAAGAAAAACAGATAGGTGGGTATGGCTACATAGACATGCTTCCTCACCTGCTTCAAATCAAGATGAAGGGCAAGCATATCCTCAAGAAGCATAG
- a CDS encoding GNAT family N-acetyltransferase, with protein sequence MTHNINIRPERIDDINDIEKITIEAFKNHPHSNQTEHEIVARLRDDNALSVSLVAEVNNVVVGHIAFSKVKINNEFIQWYGLAPVSVKAEYQNQGVGSQLILSGLNVIGELNAKGCVLLGEPEYYNRFGFKAFEGLVFKGVPPEYFLSLLLSGDMPNGNIEYHKAFS encoded by the coding sequence ATGACTCATAATATAAATATTCGACCAGAACGTATTGACGATATTAATGATATTGAAAAAATTACTATTGAAGCCTTCAAAAACCATCCTCACAGTAACCAAACTGAGCATGAAATAGTCGCTAGATTACGCGATGATAATGCTCTTTCCGTATCTTTAGTTGCAGAAGTTAATAATGTGGTTGTAGGTCATATAGCCTTTTCTAAAGTTAAAATAAATAATGAATTCATCCAATGGTATGGTTTAGCTCCCGTTTCTGTTAAAGCTGAATACCAAAATCAAGGTGTGGGCTCACAATTAATACTTTCAGGTTTAAATGTTATTGGTGAGTTAAATGCTAAAGGGTGCGTGCTGCTCGGAGAGCCTGAATATTATAACCGATTCGGTTTTAAAGCGTTTGAGGGGTTAGTATTCAAAGGAGTTCCACCAGAGTATTTTCTATCATTACTTTTAAGTGGCGACATGCCAAACGGAAATATTGAGTACCATAAGGCTTTTTCATAA
- a CDS encoding DUF6176 family protein gives MEYASGLIKLKPGTEDKVEEWKDTISSRLNEAAATLQNEEVQIESWFKVDIEGSKYLLWYLRAKSIKRVFEISMKLEHPIDKFHYELMATITAGNGNILAEPLIDIPRTKT, from the coding sequence ATGGAATACGCATCGGGATTAATTAAACTTAAACCTGGAACTGAGGATAAAGTTGAAGAGTGGAAAGACACTATTTCTTCCCGGCTAAATGAAGCAGCAGCAACTTTGCAAAATGAAGAAGTTCAAATAGAGTCTTGGTTTAAAGTAGACATAGAAGGCAGTAAATACCTCCTATGGTATTTGCGTGCTAAATCAATTAAACGAGTATTCGAAATTTCAATGAAATTGGAGCATCCAATTGATAAATTTCACTATGAATTAATGGCTACAATTACTGCGGGAAACGGCAATATCTTAGCAGAACCATTAATAGATATACCCAGAACAAAAACATAA
- a CDS encoding DUF3703 domain-containing protein, whose translation MRTKLKAAYNLELGEAIRFYKLNEFEDSFHHLERAHILGQSYIIPHTKSHWWMLKVGIKKRNIKEVLGQVTRMIASVIFSRIWVPLGNTGGANVNPMKPMSVPEDLKKILSESET comes from the coding sequence ATGCGAACAAAACTTAAAGCAGCGTACAATTTAGAGTTGGGTGAGGCGATTCGCTTTTATAAGTTAAATGAGTTTGAAGACTCTTTTCATCACCTTGAACGTGCTCACATTCTTGGTCAGAGCTATATCATCCCCCATACTAAATCCCATTGGTGGATGTTAAAAGTTGGTATCAAGAAGCGAAATATTAAAGAAGTACTTGGTCAGGTAACGAGGATGATAGCTTCAGTAATATTTTCTAGAATTTGGGTTCCCCTAGGTAATACGGGCGGAGCCAACGTTAATCCGATGAAACCTATGTCTGTTCCAGAAGATTTAAAGAAAATACTGAGTGAAAGTGAAACATAA
- the bla gene encoding subclass B1 metallo-beta-lactamase, whose translation MRFIITFLLLISGTASASDEQLKITKLADNLYQHISYKNIKPWGMVGASGLIVVDGKNAHIIDTPWTQEETEKLINWIRSKGLIAKSSIVTHFHEDASGGIPFLNKSKIKTYATSQTNNLLNLKHREQSSNEIPSTTFELVKGTIEIYYPGPGHTEDNIVVWLPKSNILFGGCFVKSMNSKNLGNTEDASINKWPASIQKVINKYPNIEIVVPGHGKVGDINLLKHTAKLALGVASNKLLKQGS comes from the coding sequence ATGAGATTCATCATCACCTTTTTGTTGTTAATTTCAGGGACTGCTTCTGCTAGTGATGAACAATTAAAAATCACAAAATTAGCTGATAATCTATACCAACATATTTCTTATAAAAACATTAAACCTTGGGGAATGGTTGGGGCATCTGGTTTAATTGTTGTTGATGGAAAGAATGCTCACATTATTGATACGCCTTGGACACAAGAAGAGACAGAAAAACTAATCAACTGGATAAGGTCAAAAGGTCTCATTGCTAAAAGTAGTATTGTTACTCATTTTCATGAAGATGCTAGCGGTGGAATACCGTTTCTTAATAAATCCAAGATAAAAACATATGCGACTTCCCAAACTAATAACCTACTTAATTTAAAACATAGAGAACAATCTAGTAATGAAATCCCTAGTACTACATTTGAGTTAGTTAAAGGTACTATCGAAATCTATTATCCTGGCCCTGGTCATACAGAGGATAATATTGTTGTTTGGCTTCCAAAGAGTAATATTTTATTTGGAGGGTGTTTTGTCAAAAGTATGAACAGTAAAAATTTAGGCAATACTGAAGATGCTTCAATAAATAAATGGCCTGCTTCAATTCAAAAAGTAATTAATAAATACCCGAATATTGAGATCGTTGTACCGGGACATGGTAAGGTCGGTGATATAAATTTACTTAAACATACAGCAAAACTTGCTTTAGGTGTAGCCTCTAACAAGTTGCTCAAGCAGGGCTCGTAA
- a CDS encoding GNAT family N-acetyltransferase, with product MITKLENSNGEVANQIFTVFQRSYKIEAQLIGTLDFPPLLRSIKDIENSETQFYGFIENECIAAVIEIAIENQHLEINSLTVDPKYFRKGIASRLIGHILDSIDFSQAIVETAAVNLPAIELYKKYGFVEFKKWTPSHGIEKVAMLVDFTR from the coding sequence ATGATCACAAAACTTGAAAATTCGAATGGAGAAGTAGCAAATCAGATTTTTACTGTTTTTCAGCGCTCTTATAAAATTGAAGCTCAACTAATAGGGACTCTCGATTTCCCTCCGCTTCTGCGAAGTATTAAAGATATAGAAAACTCAGAGACACAATTTTATGGCTTTATTGAAAATGAATGTATTGCTGCAGTAATAGAGATTGCTATAGAAAATCAACACCTAGAAATTAATAGTTTAACCGTTGATCCAAAGTATTTTAGGAAAGGTATTGCAAGTAGATTGATAGGCCACATCCTAGACTCCATTGATTTTTCGCAAGCGATTGTAGAAACCGCTGCTGTAAACTTACCTGCAATAGAGTTATATAAAAAATATGGTTTTGTTGAATTTAAAAAGTGGACGCCATCTCACGGTATTGAAAAAGTGGCAATGTTGGTTGATTTTACTCGCTAA
- a CDS encoding GNAT family N-acetyltransferase, with protein MRLTQTSDENFIELMSWFSNEDELNLWSGPNFRYPFDLSSFKADLKLDTLKSFSLISNEGEFLAFGQYYLRLGMCHLGRLVVNPNLRGKGIASHLIKQLSILGRSDLRAKSCSLFVLGHNESAIQAYTKLGFSIADYPEEIPLKNCLYMVKE; from the coding sequence ATGCGTTTAACTCAAACTTCAGATGAAAATTTTATTGAATTGATGTCTTGGTTTTCAAACGAAGATGAATTAAATCTTTGGTCTGGTCCAAATTTTAGATATCCATTCGATTTAAGCTCTTTTAAGGCTGACTTAAAACTTGATACTTTGAAATCATTCTCGTTAATTTCTAACGAAGGTGAATTTTTGGCATTTGGACAATATTATTTAAGGCTTGGGATGTGCCATCTTGGAAGGCTAGTTGTTAATCCTAATCTTCGCGGGAAGGGCATCGCTTCTCACTTAATAAAGCAATTGAGTATTTTGGGGAGATCGGATTTAAGAGCTAAGTCATGCTCACTATTTGTATTAGGACATAACGAAAGTGCAATTCAAGCTTATACAAAACTTGGCTTTTCTATTGCTGATTATCCAGAAGAAATTCCATTGAAAAATTGTTTGTATATGGTGAAGGAATAA
- a CDS encoding GFA family protein: MTLGKCNCGEIAFEITNQITDVYFCHCSICRSATGANGIAVVVTNNENFRWIKGEKYIKTWFKPNHDWQTSFCTNCGSNLPGKNDSARMYIPAGLLPNDNGYLKITHHIWVGSKANWDEIGDNGIQHLEAFGS, from the coding sequence ATGACTTTAGGAAAGTGCAACTGTGGTGAAATAGCCTTTGAAATCACCAATCAAATAACAGACGTCTATTTTTGTCATTGCTCCATATGTCGTAGTGCTACTGGAGCAAATGGCATTGCTGTGGTAGTAACTAACAACGAGAACTTCCGTTGGATTAAAGGTGAAAAGTATATTAAAACGTGGTTTAAACCTAACCATGACTGGCAAACTAGTTTTTGTACTAATTGTGGCTCAAATTTGCCTGGAAAAAATGATAGTGCTCGGATGTACATTCCAGCTGGCCTATTGCCTAATGACAATGGATACTTAAAAATTACTCACCATATTTGGGTAGGCTCGAAAGCTAACTGGGATGAAATTGGCGATAATGGTATTCAACACCTAGAGGCTTTCGGTAGTTAA